From Clostridiisalibacter paucivorans DSM 22131, one genomic window encodes:
- the atoD gene encoding acetate CoA-transferase subunit alpha, giving the protein MDKRITIDEAIDHIKDGMTIMVGGFLGCGSPHKLIDGLADKGVKDLTIIANDTAFVDYGVGKLVVNKQVKKVIASHIGTNKETGRQMNEGETEVELVPQGTLAERIRSGGSGLGGFLTPTGVGTIVEEGKEKMDIDGKTYILELPLKADIALIGGSKVDKKGNVYYNKSTKNFNTVMATAADVVIVEAEELVEIGDINPSDVMTPSVYVDYIVGGGK; this is encoded by the coding sequence ATGGATAAGAGGATTACTATTGATGAGGCCATTGACCATATTAAGGATGGTATGACTATAATGGTTGGTGGATTCCTAGGGTGTGGAAGCCCTCACAAGCTAATAGATGGATTAGCTGACAAGGGTGTGAAGGATTTAACTATCATAGCAAATGATACTGCTTTTGTTGACTATGGTGTAGGTAAGTTGGTAGTCAATAAACAGGTAAAGAAGGTTATAGCTTCCCACATAGGTACCAACAAAGAGACTGGAAGACAGATGAATGAAGGAGAAACAGAGGTAGAGCTTGTACCCCAGGGAACTCTTGCAGAAAGGATTCGTTCAGGCGGATCAGGACTTGGCGGCTTCCTTACTCCAACAGGTGTTGGAACTATAGTCGAAGAAGGCAAAGAAAAGATGGATATAGATGGTAAAACATATATACTTGAATTGCCATTGAAGGCAGATATTGCATTAATTGGAGGCTCCAAAGTAGATAAAAAGGGAAATGTATATTATAATAAATCTACTAAGAACTTCAATACAGTTATGGCTACAGCAGCAGATGTAGTAATAGTTGAGGCAGAAGAATTAGTGGAGATAGGAGATATAAATCCTAGCGATGTAATGACTCCTTCAGTATATGTTGACTATATAGTAGGGGGTGGAAAATAA